In the Leptospira limi genome, one interval contains:
- a CDS encoding GNAT family N-acetyltransferase has translation MSQVEFRILSPHDSELISVITNWYLEEWKIPLEKSLAKINSVLGDETQLQVVMTIDSVPIATGGIYNHVGLLDLQPKFKIHKHWLGLVYTIPKMRHKGYGALLCKQLEFLAKEKGFSELYLFSDTAVNLYVRLGWEEVEIVPFGSRLVTVM, from the coding sequence TTGAGTCAAGTTGAGTTCCGAATCCTATCGCCTCATGATAGTGAATTAATTTCAGTCATAACTAACTGGTATCTTGAAGAGTGGAAAATACCTTTAGAAAAATCTTTAGCTAAAATAAATTCCGTGTTGGGTGATGAAACACAGTTACAAGTTGTTATGACAATCGATTCCGTTCCAATTGCAACGGGAGGCATTTATAATCATGTAGGTCTTTTAGACCTTCAGCCAAAGTTTAAAATTCATAAACATTGGTTAGGTTTGGTGTATACAATTCCTAAGATGCGTCATAAAGGGTATGGGGCATTACTTTGTAAGCAGTTAGAATTTTTGGCAAAGGAAAAAGGATTTTCTGAACTATATTTGTTTTCGGATACTGCTGTTAATCTGTATGTTCGGCTTGGTTGGGAAGAGGTGGAAATAGTTCCGTTTGGTAGTCGTTTGGTGACTGTCATGA
- a CDS encoding PEGA domain-containing protein, which translates to MKHKISAALLILGLLGNTLPLFSIDDYYNFPSQSYKGGVTFESSRNLCIFPFVAIKEDVTKEYLMKGIPSVLLSYLRNLEYTYVEYPRKNVIYHSFGENPVSTLQEKIDAESPNAKRKKKEINDEKDLEDVRIGKKQVSPEKDPRYIKITIKQMWDKKPLRVDEVYGTASKYGCDYLLFGSYEVVENSLRTKVYLFDDYEGKTIPFEHQTSVIRAYQEMGPLGESIKEKLQGKETTSFNLTTNGEEGALVYLDGIYLGKTPLAEKKFPIGRRSLFIFKEGFHPYKSEVILEKGKKFEIEAKLSIKLSSSFISITSNVESDVYLGIQYLGKTPIQRISIPTGMNRLRLSKEGYIDAFRFIDAKEDEETSLDVQMREGQSEVYYKNKQNVFLDHTYKDFTTYSLYGALLFYASYAYLNYASRQAYSGARSQITLTNGLAITSFYQNNPNEFFFWYYTQNQVIENAESKGRNLKLIAGTLPTENRKDRKLVAGPMVILMGLMLVSAATFYYLGLDQETIEIGYLPINPAFANHGQSAMEGYSYMQFHLRY; encoded by the coding sequence ATGAAACATAAAATTTCTGCTGCATTGCTAATTTTGGGACTACTTGGGAATACTCTTCCTTTATTTTCCATTGATGATTATTATAATTTTCCCAGCCAATCTTACAAAGGTGGAGTTACTTTTGAATCAAGTAGAAATCTTTGTATTTTCCCATTTGTTGCAATTAAGGAGGATGTTACAAAGGAATATCTAATGAAAGGGATACCTTCTGTATTGCTTTCCTATCTTAGAAATTTAGAATATACTTATGTAGAATATCCTAGAAAGAATGTAATTTATCATTCTTTTGGTGAAAATCCTGTTTCAACTTTGCAGGAAAAAATTGATGCAGAATCTCCGAATGCAAAAAGAAAAAAGAAAGAGATTAACGACGAAAAAGATTTAGAAGATGTAAGAATCGGGAAAAAACAAGTTTCTCCAGAAAAAGATCCTCGGTATATAAAGATTACGATCAAACAGATGTGGGATAAAAAGCCATTGCGAGTTGATGAGGTATATGGAACTGCATCCAAATATGGTTGTGATTACCTTTTGTTTGGATCATACGAAGTGGTTGAGAATTCTTTACGTACGAAAGTTTATTTGTTCGATGATTATGAAGGAAAAACAATTCCTTTTGAACACCAAACTTCCGTAATTCGAGCATACCAGGAAATGGGCCCACTGGGTGAATCCATAAAGGAGAAATTACAAGGAAAAGAGACAACTTCATTTAATTTAACTACAAATGGAGAAGAGGGTGCTCTTGTTTATTTGGATGGAATTTATTTAGGTAAAACTCCACTAGCGGAAAAAAAGTTTCCGATCGGAAGGCGATCGTTATTTATATTTAAAGAAGGATTTCATCCTTATAAGTCTGAAGTCATCCTTGAAAAAGGGAAAAAATTCGAAATCGAGGCCAAACTTTCGATCAAGTTGAGTAGTTCTTTTATTTCAATCACTTCAAATGTAGAATCAGATGTTTACTTAGGGATTCAGTATTTGGGAAAAACACCGATTCAACGAATCTCCATCCCAACAGGAATGAATCGACTTCGATTATCAAAAGAAGGTTATATTGATGCTTTTCGGTTTATTGATGCAAAAGAAGACGAAGAGACTTCTTTGGATGTGCAAATGCGAGAAGGTCAGTCTGAAGTTTATTATAAAAATAAACAAAATGTATTTTTAGATCACACCTATAAAGATTTTACGACATACTCCCTATATGGTGCGTTATTATTTTATGCAAGTTATGCATATTTGAACTATGCATCTAGGCAAGCATATTCGGGAGCACGTTCTCAAATAACTTTAACGAATGGGCTTGCAATCACATCGTTTTACCAAAACAATCCAAATGAATTCTTTTTTTGGTATTACACTCAAAATCAAGTGATCGAAAATGCAGAATCAAAAGGTAGAAATTTAAAACTGATTGCTGGTACGTTACCAACTGAAAACCGAAAGGATAGAAAATTGGTAGCTGGTCCAATGGTGATTTTAATGGGTCTTATGTTGGTATCTGCTGCTACCTTTTACTATTTGGGATTGGACCAGGAAACAATCGAAATTGGTTATTTGCCAATCAATCCAGCATTTGCTAACCACGGTCAGTCGGCAATGGAAGGGTATAGTTATATGCAATTCCATCTTCGCTATTAA
- a CDS encoding ABC transporter permease subunit, translating to MLLNTIRILFFGTIVFGILILPVPSYVDLTNNNLPIFSDGFMLGTDRLGRNNLALFCYGSMSTILIVVPARLLTILFSFIVSTLTLVFPKRSDFFLSGFVSVSLAIPSLLSALIVISILPNNPISIMIAILVSDWAVVYESLTAKIREIQTSPYIAASLCFGAKPYHLIVLHYLPALRSMFRFLFFSGLPTVVMTTALFSYLGIQTSVGDTGPGLGEQISFSKDYFDKSPFSVLLPIIAILTLVYSLGSRNQKHET from the coding sequence ATGCTCCTTAATACAATTCGTATTTTGTTTTTTGGAACTATTGTTTTTGGGATTTTAATATTACCAGTTCCTTCTTATGTTGATCTAACCAATAATAACTTACCAATTTTTTCAGATGGATTTATGTTGGGAACAGATCGATTGGGAAGAAATAATTTAGCTTTGTTTTGTTATGGATCGATGTCGACTATACTCATCGTTGTTCCAGCAAGATTACTTACTATTTTGTTTTCTTTTATAGTCTCAACGTTAACTTTAGTTTTTCCAAAACGATCTGATTTTTTTCTATCGGGTTTTGTTTCTGTTTCACTTGCCATTCCTTCCTTATTGTCTGCACTCATTGTGATCAGTATCCTTCCCAATAATCCAATTTCGATTATGATCGCAATTTTAGTATCTGATTGGGCAGTGGTTTACGAATCATTAACTGCTAAAATCAGAGAGATTCAAACAAGTCCTTACATAGCGGCTTCGCTTTGTTTTGGTGCCAAACCTTATCATCTGATAGTTCTACATTATCTTCCTGCACTTCGGAGTATGTTTCGGTTTTTATTTTTTTCTGGCTTACCGACTGTTGTAATGACGACGGCATTATTTTCTTATTTGGGAATCCAAACTTCGGTAGGGGACACGGGGCCTGGATTAGGGGAACAAATCTCATTTTCAAAAGATTATTTCGATAAGTCTCCTTTTTCCGTTTTGCTTCCCATCATCGCTATTTTAACTTTGGTTTATTCATTGGGGTCCCGCAATCAAAAACATGAAACATAA